The DNA sequence GGACCCTGCGCGCGCTCGGCGATCTGGACCTGGACGACGTGGAGGCCGTACGGCTCGGCCCCCGAGGCGCTGGCCGAGCAGCTGCACACACGACCTCTGTGCCCCGCACCCTCGTCGAGCAGAGCCGGCAGCTGGACCAGCTGATCCGGCTCACCGACGTCACGGTGTCCGGCAATCTCAGTCCTGCTCAGATCCGGACCAGCCTCGACGAGCAGGAGCTCCGGAACCTGGAACTACGGCATGGTTCCGTCACCGACCTGGGTTCCTGCCTGAGAACGCACGTGACCTCTCCGTGCCGGCCGAATTCCCGTCACTGAACGAACTCCGGCTGATGCTGAACAGTCCCATCAGCCGGGAGAACTGGCGGTTCGTCACATCCCTGCCGAAGCTGGAGAGCCTTTTCCTGAATCTCGACGAGCTCACAGATCTCGCATCGAACGGCATCCCACACCTTCACCGCACGCCTTCTCAACGCCCACGAACTCCCCGCCGGCATCCACCTCGTGGCACCTGCCCCGCCGCACAGTGATGATTGATCATCAGAACTAAGTGACGCACATCTCTAGCGACTTACCGCTCAGTAACCCTATCTTTCCCCTCACGCCATCCCCACCCACGAACATGCACGCGACAACAACACAGCGCACGTGACGTGAGAGGACCCCCACACATGACGCTTCGCCGCCCCTGGGCACGCCGTATCGCGGTCGGCACCGTCTCCGCGGCCGCCCTCGTGGCCCTCGCGGCCCCCGCCGACGCCGCGACCCCGGCCACCGCGACGAGCACCTCCAGCGCCACTGCCACGGCCACCGCCGAGGACGTCGACTACAACACCTGGCAGAACGACTGCCAGGCGGTGATGGACCAGGCACTGCCCTATCTGGAGCAGCGGATCGCGAACACCAAGCCGGGTGAGAAGCAGGCGATCGTCTTCGACATCGACAACACCACCCTGGAGACGGACTTCGGCTTCAGCTACCCGCAGCCGGCCAACGAGCCGGTCCGGGAGGTCGCCGAGTACGCCCAGGAGCACGGCGTCTCCCTGTTCTTCGTGACCGCCCGCCCGGGCATCATCTACTCGGTGACCGACTACAACCTCGAGTACCGCGGTTACGAGGTCTCCGGGCTGTACGT is a window from the Streptomyces sp. NBC_00299 genome containing:
- a CDS encoding NACHT N-terminal Helical domain 1-containing protein, which translates into the protein MERAAREAPQDEGEPAAVAGALQRTLRALGDLDLDDVEAVRLGPRGAGRAAAHTTSVPRTLVEQSRQLDQLIRLTDVTVSGNLSPAQIRTSLDEQELRNLELRHGSVTDLGSCLRTHVTSPCRPNSRH
- a CDS encoding HAD family acid phosphatase — its product is MTLRRPWARRIAVGTVSAAALVALAAPADAATPATATSTSSATATATAEDVDYNTWQNDCQAVMDQALPYLEQRIANTKPGEKQAIVFDIDNTTLETDFGFSYPQPANEPVREVAEYAQEHGVSLFFVTARPGIIYSVTDYNLEYRGYEVSGLYVRGFFDLFKNVGDYKTAQRVDIEKKGYTIIANIGNSATDLSGGHAEKTYKLPDYNGQLS